In Patescibacteria group bacterium, a genomic segment contains:
- a CDS encoding NAD(P)/FAD-dependent oxidoreductase, with amino-acid sequence MTSNNKKIVAVIGGGPAGMMASIIASENKDNDVYLFEKNNSLGRKLLLTGKGRCNITNSETDIKKFISFFGKNGKFLHHAFSVFFNEDLLDFFRKKGVHFVYERGNRVFPKSEDSNEILNALKKCLKENNVKVETNKSLISIEKKKDKFVLKFGNLDFIADKVIIACGGKSYPGTGSTGEIFNICKKLGHTIVNPVPSLVPIVLKERFISRLEGLSLKNVKVSVSKNNKEIISQFGDMLFTNNGVSGPIVLSLSKYICREDLKNLILTIDLKPALSIEQLNIRIRREMNDKNIIYKNLLKLLLPSNLIPIFLEILNADENKKIKHLNKEEISELCNLLKHFEFHIDSLESFGYSIVTSGGVSIKEMSPMTMESKKIPGLFFAGESIDIDGETGGYNLQAAFSTGFVAGKSASS; translated from the coding sequence ATGACTTCAAATAATAAAAAAATAGTCGCTGTAATAGGAGGCGGACCAGCTGGAATGATGGCTTCTATTATTGCATCAGAAAACAAAGACAATGATGTATATTTGTTTGAAAAAAACAATTCTCTTGGGAGAAAATTATTACTCACTGGAAAGGGGAGATGTAATATTACTAATTCAGAAACTGATATAAAAAAATTTATTTCTTTTTTTGGAAAAAATGGAAAATTTTTGCATCATGCCTTTAGTGTATTTTTTAATGAAGACTTATTGGATTTTTTTAGAAAAAAAGGAGTTCATTTTGTATATGAAAGAGGAAATAGGGTTTTTCCAAAAAGCGAGGACTCAAATGAAATTTTAAACGCATTGAAAAAATGTTTAAAAGAAAATAATGTAAAAGTAGAAACAAATAAATCTTTGATATCAATTGAAAAGAAAAAAGACAAATTTGTTTTGAAGTTCGGTAATTTAGATTTCATTGCAGATAAAGTAATAATTGCATGTGGAGGAAAATCATACCCTGGGACTGGCTCAACTGGTGAAATATTTAATATTTGTAAAAAATTGGGACACACGATAGTAAATCCTGTGCCATCTTTGGTGCCTATTGTGCTAAAGGAGCGATTTATTTCTAGATTAGAGGGATTGTCACTAAAAAATGTAAAAGTTTCTGTATCGAAGAATAATAAGGAAATAATATCACAGTTTGGAGATATGCTTTTTACTAATAATGGCGTTTCTGGTCCAATAGTTTTATCGCTTAGCAAATATATATGTCGTGAAGATTTAAAAAATTTGATTTTGACAATTGATTTGAAACCAGCTCTAAGTATAGAACAATTAAATATTAGAATTAGACGAGAAATGAATGACAAAAATATTATTTATAAGAATTTACTTAAATTATTATTGCCGAGCAATTTGATTCCAATATTTTTGGAAATATTAAATGCAGATGAAAATAAAAAAATAAAACATTTGAATAAAGAAGAAATTTCTGAGTTATGTAATTTATTAAAACATTTTGAATTTCATATAGATAGTCTTGAAAGTTTTGGGTATTCTATTGTTACATCAGGCGGTGTAAGTATAAAGGAAATGAGTCCTATGACAATGGAATCAAAAAAAATCCCAGGACTTTTTTTTGCTGGAGAGAGTATTG